One Kitasatospora sp. NBC_01287 DNA window includes the following coding sequences:
- a CDS encoding hydroxymethylglutaryl-CoA lyase, giving the protein MELGLPSVIRDPALPARVRIHEVGARDGLQNESALVPVEVKAEFIARLAAAGLRTVEATSFVHPKWVPQLADAEQLLPRLDGLREQYPGLRLPVLVPNERGLDRALAHGADEIAVFASATEAFARRNLNRSVAEVLEMFRPVVGRATEQGLTVRGYLSMCFGDPWEGPVAPEQVVEAGLRLIELGCSELSLGDTIGVATPGQVAGLLDAFERGGVPVARLAVHFHDTYGQALSNTLTALRHGVTVVDSSAGGLGGCPYAKSATGNLATEDLVWMLHGLGIETGVDLAALAATSAWLAGRLGRPSPSRAVQALAGPGASTAPTG; this is encoded by the coding sequence CTGGAGCTCGGCCTGCCCAGCGTGATCCGGGACCCGGCGCTGCCGGCCCGGGTCCGGATCCACGAGGTGGGCGCGCGCGACGGACTGCAGAACGAGAGTGCGCTGGTGCCGGTCGAGGTGAAGGCCGAGTTCATCGCCCGCCTCGCCGCCGCCGGGCTGCGCACCGTCGAGGCGACCAGCTTCGTCCACCCCAAGTGGGTCCCCCAGTTGGCCGACGCCGAGCAGCTGCTCCCGCGCCTCGACGGCCTTCGCGAGCAGTACCCCGGGCTGCGGCTGCCCGTTCTGGTTCCCAACGAGCGCGGCCTGGACCGCGCTCTCGCGCACGGCGCCGACGAGATCGCCGTCTTCGCCAGCGCCACCGAGGCCTTCGCCCGGCGCAACCTCAACCGCTCGGTCGCCGAGGTGCTGGAGATGTTCCGCCCCGTGGTCGGGCGGGCGACCGAACAGGGCCTGACCGTGCGCGGCTATCTCTCGATGTGCTTCGGCGACCCCTGGGAGGGTCCGGTCGCGCCCGAGCAGGTCGTCGAGGCCGGGCTGCGGCTGATCGAGCTGGGCTGTTCGGAGCTGAGCCTCGGGGACACCATCGGCGTCGCGACACCGGGCCAGGTGGCCGGCCTGCTCGACGCGTTCGAACGGGGCGGGGTGCCCGTGGCACGGCTCGCCGTCCACTTCCACGACACCTACGGCCAGGCACTGTCCAACACCCTCACTGCGCTGCGCCACGGGGTGACCGTCGTCGACTCCTCCGCCGGCGGGCTCGGCGGGTGTCCCTACGCCAAGAGCGCCACGGGCAACCTCGCCACCGAGGACCTGGTCTGGATGCTGCACGGCCTGGGCATCGAGACCGGCGTGGACCTCGCCGCGCTGGCCGCCACCAGCGCCTGGCTGGCCGGGCGCCTGGGCCGTCCGAGCCCGTCCCGCGCGGTCCAGGCGCTGGCCGGCCCCGGCGCGAGTACTGCTCCCACGGGGTGA
- a CDS encoding biotin carboxylase N-terminal domain-containing protein — MFDTVLVANRGEIAVRVIRTLRRLSIRSVAVYSDADADARHVREADTAVRLGPTDRSDSSATETYLRGDQIIAAALRTGAQAVHPGYGFLAENPGFARACAEAGLVFIGPPAEAVELMGDKINAKEAVSAVGVPVVPGSRAGATSDAELIRAAEEIGYPVLIKPSAGGGGKGMRLVRDPAELPAELAGARRVARTAFGDDTLLLERWVDRPRHIEVQVLADAHGTTVHLGERECSLQRRHQKLIEEAPSVLLDERTRAAMGAAAVRAAEACGYTGAGTVEFIVPGDDPDQVSAHGAHGADAGARDDTGTVREFFFMEMNTRLQVEHPVTELAVAITRSPQGGPSVGWAPAAERLDLVEWQLRVAAGESLSFAQTDVSFLGHAVEARICAEDPARDFLPTGGRILSLEEPSGEGIRVDSGLTAGTEITSAYDPMLGKVIAYGPDRATALLRLRNALADTKLLGVTTNAGFLRRLLALPDVVAGRLDTGLVERAVQQHPELLADQGHHGDAAQRSGPGQPEQSLGSTSDPASDAAASGTRPAPVPTAPDAVLIAAALVRHQRLVPTAASNGWTDPFALPSGWRLAGEPAWTTHRLRVTGQDPVTVLVRPVSADKVIEATDSPSTAFPEMLVRLGEGPIRRARAAVGATDLALVLDGLRATFAHATDNSPSLPGGPVLWLGAGGDSWALHPYDPVTERATAGDTHHGALTAPMPGTVTVVKAAVGDLVRRGQPLLVLEAMKMEHVIAAPHDGVVSELHAGAGSTVAMEQLLAVVLPAEPADATETAEVSS, encoded by the coding sequence ATGTTCGACACCGTCCTGGTCGCCAACCGTGGCGAGATCGCCGTGCGGGTGATCCGCACCCTGCGGCGACTCAGCATCCGGTCGGTCGCTGTCTACAGTGATGCTGACGCCGACGCCAGGCACGTCCGCGAGGCCGACACCGCCGTCCGGCTCGGGCCGACCGACCGCAGCGACAGCAGCGCCACCGAGACCTACTTGCGTGGTGATCAGATCATCGCCGCGGCGCTGCGCACCGGAGCCCAGGCCGTCCACCCCGGCTACGGGTTCCTCGCCGAGAACCCGGGCTTCGCCCGAGCCTGCGCCGAGGCCGGCCTGGTCTTCATCGGCCCGCCCGCCGAAGCGGTCGAGCTGATGGGCGACAAGATCAACGCCAAGGAGGCCGTCAGCGCGGTCGGCGTCCCTGTCGTACCCGGCAGCCGCGCCGGGGCGACGAGCGACGCGGAGCTGATCCGCGCGGCCGAGGAGATCGGCTACCCGGTCCTGATCAAGCCCTCTGCGGGTGGCGGCGGCAAGGGCATGCGGCTGGTCCGCGACCCGGCCGAGCTGCCCGCCGAGCTGGCCGGCGCCCGCCGGGTGGCCCGCACCGCCTTCGGTGACGACACCCTGCTGCTGGAGCGCTGGGTCGACCGTCCCCGGCACATCGAGGTGCAGGTCCTCGCGGACGCCCACGGGACCACGGTGCACCTCGGCGAGCGCGAGTGCAGTCTGCAGCGTCGCCATCAGAAGCTGATCGAAGAGGCTCCCTCCGTTCTGCTGGACGAGCGGACCAGGGCCGCGATGGGGGCCGCGGCCGTACGAGCTGCCGAGGCCTGCGGCTACACCGGCGCCGGCACGGTGGAGTTCATCGTGCCGGGCGACGACCCCGACCAGGTGTCAGCACACGGGGCACACGGTGCGGACGCGGGCGCCCGCGATGACACCGGCACTGTGCGCGAGTTCTTCTTCATGGAGATGAACACCCGGCTGCAGGTGGAGCACCCGGTGACCGAGTTGGCGGTCGCGATCACCCGCTCGCCCCAGGGCGGGCCGTCGGTCGGCTGGGCACCGGCCGCCGAGCGGCTCGACCTGGTCGAGTGGCAACTGCGGGTCGCCGCAGGTGAGTCGTTGTCCTTCGCTCAAACAGATGTCTCCTTCCTCGGCCATGCCGTCGAGGCCCGGATCTGCGCCGAGGACCCCGCGCGGGACTTCCTGCCGACCGGCGGCCGGATCCTGTCGCTGGAGGAGCCCTCCGGCGAGGGAATCCGGGTGGACTCCGGTCTGACTGCGGGCACCGAGATCACCAGCGCCTACGATCCGATGCTCGGCAAGGTGATCGCCTACGGCCCGGACCGCGCGACAGCGCTGCTGCGGCTGCGCAACGCGCTCGCGGACACCAAGCTGCTGGGCGTCACCACCAATGCCGGCTTCCTGCGCCGACTGCTCGCTCTCCCTGATGTGGTGGCCGGTCGGCTCGACACCGGTCTGGTCGAGCGGGCCGTCCAGCAGCACCCCGAACTGCTGGCCGACCAGGGCCACCACGGCGACGCCGCACAACGCTCGGGCCCCGGGCAGCCTGAGCAGTCGCTCGGCTCAACATCCGATCCCGCTTCCGACGCCGCCGCCTCCGGCACCAGGCCTGCGCCCGTGCCCACGGCACCCGATGCGGTACTGATCGCCGCAGCACTCGTGCGGCACCAACGGCTCGTGCCCACCGCCGCCTCCAACGGCTGGACCGATCCCTTCGCGCTCCCTTCTGGTTGGCGTCTGGCCGGCGAGCCGGCGTGGACGACTCACCGACTCCGTGTCACCGGGCAGGATCCGGTGACGGTTCTGGTACGACCGGTCAGTGCCGACAAGGTAATTGAGGCCACTGACAGTCCGTCAACTGCTTTCCCGGAAATGCTGGTCCGTCTGGGTGAAGGCCCGATCCGCCGGGCCCGCGCCGCGGTCGGCGCCACCGACCTCGCCCTCGTACTCGACGGCCTGCGCGCCACGTTCGCACACGCCACTGACAACTCACCCTCCCTTCCTGGCGGCCCCGTGCTCTGGCTCGGCGCGGGCGGCGACAGCTGGGCGCTCCACCCGTACGACCCGGTGACCGAGCGCGCCACCGCCGGCGACACCCACCACGGCGCGCTCACCGCGCCGATGCCCGGCACGGTGACCGTGGTCAAGGCAGCAGTCGGCGACCTGGTCCGGCGCGGCCAGCCGCTCCTGGTCCTGGAGGCGATGAAGATGGAACACGTGATCGCCGCGCCACACGACGGCGTGGTCAGCGAGCTGCACGCCGGCGCCGGCAGCACCGTGGCGATGGAACAGCTCCTCGCGGTCGTCCTCCCGGCCGAGCCGGCCGATGCCACCGAGACTGCGGAGGTCTCCTCATGA
- a CDS encoding carboxyl transferase domain-containing protein → MTLPTPGFTSRHPWEAAAPVGAAQAGTRVAGSPPPGSWPAPLSAADGRSAAPAAAAAPAPRLRSAVDPGSEAFRSNTEAHRALVAELRAKLNTAALGGGAKARERHTARGKLLPRDRVDTLLDPGSPFLELCPLAADGLYDGAAPAAGVIAGIGRVAGREVVVVANDATVKGGTYYPMTVKKHLRAQEVALENRLPCVYLVDSGGAFLPMQDEVFPDRDHFGRIFYNQARLSGAGIPQIAAVLGSCTAGGAYVPAMSDQAVIVRNQGTIFLGGPPLVKAATGEVVTAEELGGGELHSRTSGVTDHLAEDDAHALGIVRTIVAGLGPRSAQPWPLAPVEPPSVDPGELYGAVPVDPRTPYDVREVIARLVDGSRFAEFKAEYGATLVTGFARIHGHPVGIVANNGVLFAESAVKGAHFIELCDQRGIPLLFLQNITGFMVGRQYEAGGIAKHGAKMVTAVACTRVPKLTVVIGGSYGAGNYSMCGRAYSPRFLWMWPGAKISVMGGEQAASVLATVRRDQFEARGEEWATEAEDEFKRPVREQYERQGSAYYATARLWDDGVIDPMDTRTAVGLALTACANAPLAPPAPYGVFRM, encoded by the coding sequence ATGACCCTGCCGACCCCCGGCTTCACCTCCCGCCACCCGTGGGAGGCCGCCGCCCCCGTGGGAGCGGCTCAGGCGGGCACGCGCGTGGCCGGCTCTCCGCCGCCCGGCTCGTGGCCCGCCCCGTTGTCGGCCGCCGACGGCCGCTCAGCGGCGCCTGCCGCAGCCGCAGCCCCGGCACCCCGGCTGCGCTCGGCGGTCGATCCCGGTTCCGAGGCGTTCCGGTCGAACACCGAGGCACACCGAGCCCTGGTCGCGGAGTTGCGCGCCAAACTCAACACGGCCGCGCTCGGCGGCGGCGCCAAGGCTCGCGAGCGGCACACGGCACGCGGCAAACTGCTCCCCCGCGACCGGGTGGACACCCTGCTCGACCCGGGATCCCCGTTCCTGGAGCTCTGCCCGCTGGCAGCCGACGGTCTCTACGACGGCGCGGCCCCGGCCGCGGGTGTGATCGCCGGGATCGGGCGGGTGGCCGGCCGCGAGGTGGTGGTGGTCGCCAACGACGCCACCGTCAAGGGCGGCACCTACTACCCGATGACGGTGAAGAAGCACCTGCGCGCGCAGGAAGTCGCCTTGGAGAACCGCCTGCCCTGCGTCTACCTGGTGGACTCGGGCGGCGCGTTCCTGCCGATGCAGGACGAGGTCTTCCCCGACCGCGACCACTTCGGGCGGATCTTCTACAACCAGGCCCGGCTCTCCGGCGCCGGCATCCCGCAGATCGCCGCCGTGCTCGGCTCCTGCACAGCGGGTGGCGCGTACGTCCCGGCGATGAGCGACCAGGCCGTCATCGTCCGCAACCAGGGCACCATCTTCCTCGGCGGCCCACCGCTGGTGAAGGCGGCGACCGGTGAGGTCGTGACAGCGGAGGAACTCGGCGGCGGTGAACTGCACTCCCGCACCTCGGGGGTGACCGACCACCTGGCCGAGGACGACGCGCACGCCCTCGGCATCGTCCGCACGATCGTGGCCGGACTCGGTCCGCGCTCGGCCCAGCCCTGGCCGCTCGCCCCGGTCGAACCGCCCAGCGTCGACCCGGGCGAGCTGTACGGGGCGGTGCCGGTGGACCCGCGCACGCCCTACGACGTCCGCGAGGTGATCGCCCGTCTGGTCGACGGCAGCCGCTTCGCCGAGTTCAAGGCCGAGTACGGCGCCACCCTGGTCACCGGGTTCGCCCGGATCCACGGGCACCCGGTCGGCATCGTCGCCAACAACGGCGTGCTCTTCGCCGAGTCCGCCGTCAAGGGCGCCCACTTCATCGAGCTGTGCGACCAGCGCGGCATCCCGCTGCTCTTCCTGCAGAACATCACGGGCTTCATGGTCGGCCGCCAGTACGAGGCGGGCGGCATCGCCAAGCACGGCGCCAAGATGGTCACCGCGGTCGCCTGTACCCGGGTGCCGAAGCTGACCGTGGTGATCGGGGGCTCCTACGGAGCCGGCAACTACTCGATGTGCGGCCGGGCATACTCACCCCGCTTCCTGTGGATGTGGCCGGGTGCCAAGATCTCGGTGATGGGTGGCGAGCAGGCCGCCTCCGTCCTCGCCACGGTTCGCCGCGACCAGTTCGAGGCACGTGGCGAGGAGTGGGCCACCGAGGCGGAGGACGAATTCAAGCGCCCCGTCCGCGAGCAGTACGAGCGGCAGGGCAGCGCGTACTACGCCACCGCTCGACTCTGGGACGACGGTGTGATCGACCCCATGGACACCCGCACGGCGGTCGGGCTCGCCCTGACCGCCTGCGCCAACGCCCCACTCGCACCGCCGGCTCCCTACGGCGTGTTCCGGATGTGA
- a CDS encoding universal stress protein has product MKSRHSKQTAPLGGEAPGLQSEVIRSCDPAFQHGVVVGFDGSLSSERALAYAVGMARRSRCGLVIVHVANRLPATVWAGCEPPVFVDLPDHRSEVLGLELACADFLAGVPWILVERGGDICHEIEEVGKEYAADAIVVGTTHGLLGRLFGSVAGRLARRANRPVIVIP; this is encoded by the coding sequence GTGAAGTCCCGGCACTCCAAGCAGACCGCTCCGCTCGGTGGCGAGGCGCCCGGTCTTCAGTCAGAGGTGATCCGGTCGTGCGATCCGGCGTTCCAGCACGGCGTGGTCGTCGGATTCGACGGCTCCCTGTCGAGTGAGCGTGCGCTCGCCTACGCGGTGGGTATGGCTCGTCGCTCCCGGTGCGGCCTGGTCATCGTGCACGTGGCCAACCGTCTGCCCGCGACCGTCTGGGCGGGCTGTGAGCCGCCGGTCTTCGTCGACCTGCCCGACCACCGCAGCGAGGTTCTCGGCCTGGAGCTGGCCTGCGCGGACTTCCTGGCCGGTGTCCCGTGGATCCTGGTCGAGCGCGGCGGCGACATCTGCCACGAGATCGAGGAGGTCGGCAAGGAGTACGCCGCCGACGCGATCGTGGTCGGGACCACGCACGGTCTGCTCGGTCGGCTCTTCGGCTCGGTGGCCGGGCGACTGGCCCGTCGCGCGAATCGCCCGGTGATCGTGATCCCCTGA
- a CDS encoding serine hydrolase: MAAVVAVLVVTGASVAVQPPAAAHEATAPRYGQADLRREVDGIRALGITGVQARVTTSPGQDLVATSGVAEAGAARPVPRNGYFRMASTGKPLVATVVLQLVDEGKLALDDTVDHWLPGLVDGNGNDGRLITIRELLQHTSGIHDDDLPGYATPQEYDERRYDAYTPQQIVALAMKHHPDFPPGTGWSYSNAGYALLDMIIEKAAGRPWHQEVKDRVLQPLGMDHTYLPGSTPTLRAPHADAYQVFPSGERVDVTKVVLPDPGDYVSTSADVNRFFQGLLGGELLPRATLAEMEQTVPVNEKIQMFWPQGRYGLGLVERPLSCGGSYWSHEGGDGGYITLNGATADGSRAVTVSMSTALDDSPAHALQQEQAASSLVDHALCDAPGTRRDS; encoded by the coding sequence TTGGCCGCAGTTGTGGCCGTCCTCGTCGTTACGGGCGCGTCCGTCGCCGTCCAACCGCCGGCCGCCGCACACGAAGCGACAGCGCCCAGATACGGGCAGGCTGACCTGCGCCGCGAGGTCGACGGCATCCGGGCCCTGGGGATCACCGGCGTCCAGGCACGGGTGACCACCAGCCCCGGCCAGGACCTGGTCGCCACCAGCGGCGTCGCCGAGGCGGGCGCCGCCCGTCCGGTGCCCCGCAACGGCTACTTCCGGATGGCCAGCACCGGCAAGCCGCTCGTGGCCACCGTGGTCCTGCAACTGGTCGACGAGGGCAAGCTGGCGCTCGACGACACGGTGGACCACTGGCTGCCCGGCCTGGTGGACGGAAACGGCAACGACGGACGTCTGATCACCATCCGCGAACTCCTCCAGCACACCAGCGGCATCCACGACGACGACCTCCCCGGCTACGCCACCCCGCAGGAGTACGACGAGCGCCGGTACGACGCTTACACGCCCCAGCAGATCGTCGCGCTGGCGATGAAGCACCACCCGGACTTCCCGCCCGGCACCGGGTGGAGCTACTCCAACGCCGGCTACGCCCTGCTCGACATGATCATCGAGAAGGCCGCAGGTCGCCCTTGGCATCAGGAGGTCAAGGACCGCGTTCTGCAACCGCTCGGCATGGACCACACCTACCTGCCGGGCAGCACCCCCACACTCCGCGCTCCACACGCCGACGCCTACCAGGTCTTCCCCTCCGGCGAACGGGTCGACGTCACCAAGGTGGTCCTCCCCGACCCCGGCGACTACGTCTCCACCAGCGCGGACGTCAACCGCTTCTTCCAGGGCCTGCTCGGCGGCGAACTGCTGCCCCGGGCAACGCTGGCCGAGATGGAGCAGACCGTTCCGGTCAACGAGAAGATCCAAATGTTCTGGCCGCAGGGACGCTACGGTCTCGGCCTGGTCGAGCGGCCACTGTCCTGCGGCGGTAGCTACTGGAGCCACGAAGGAGGTGATGGCGGGTACATCACCCTGAACGGCGCCACCGCCGACGGCAGCCGCGCCGTCACAGTCTCCATGTCCACCGCCCTGGACGACTCGCCCGCCCACGCGCTCCAGCAGGAGCAGGCCGCCAGCAGCCTCGTCGACCACGCGCTGTGCGACGCCCCTGGCACCAGGCGGGACAGCTGA
- a CDS encoding acyl-CoA dehydrogenase family protein translates to MLDHRLDSEYEELRRTVAEFANDVVAPTIGDFYEREEFPYEIVKEMGRMGLFGLPFPEEYGGMGGDYFALCLALEELARVDSSVAITLEAGVSLGAMPIFRFGTEEQKREWLPRLAAGEMLGAFGLTEPEGGSDAGATRTTARFDEATREWVINGTKCFITNSGTDITGLVTVTALTEPIARSSEDGGESSSKREISSIIVPVGTPGFQVSKKYSKVGWNASDTRELSFTDCRVPEANLLGQRGRGFAQFLRILDEGRIAIAALSTGLAQGCVDQSLQYAATRRAFGRPIGTNQAIQFKISDMEMRAHLSRLAWRDAASRLLLAEPFKKEAAIAKLYSSEAAVDNAREATQIHGGYGFMNEYPVARFWRDSKILEIGEGTSEVQRMLIARELGMATS, encoded by the coding sequence ATGCTCGACCACCGACTGGATTCCGAGTACGAGGAGCTGCGGCGAACGGTCGCCGAGTTCGCCAACGACGTGGTCGCCCCGACGATCGGCGATTTCTACGAGCGGGAGGAGTTCCCGTACGAGATCGTCAAGGAGATGGGCCGGATGGGCCTGTTCGGCCTGCCCTTCCCCGAGGAGTACGGCGGCATGGGCGGCGACTACTTCGCGCTCTGCCTGGCGCTGGAGGAGCTTGCCCGGGTCGACTCCTCGGTCGCCATCACGCTGGAGGCAGGCGTCTCGCTGGGCGCGATGCCGATCTTCCGGTTCGGCACCGAGGAGCAGAAGCGGGAGTGGCTGCCCCGACTCGCCGCAGGCGAGATGCTCGGCGCGTTCGGGCTCACCGAGCCGGAAGGCGGCTCGGACGCCGGCGCCACCCGGACGACCGCCCGGTTCGACGAGGCCACGCGGGAGTGGGTGATCAATGGCACCAAGTGCTTCATCACCAACTCCGGCACCGACATCACCGGTCTGGTCACCGTGACCGCGCTGACCGAACCGATCGCTCGTTCGAGTGAAGACGGGGGGGAATCCTCGTCAAAGCGGGAGATCTCCTCCATCATCGTGCCTGTCGGCACCCCAGGGTTCCAAGTGTCGAAGAAGTACTCGAAGGTCGGGTGGAACGCCTCCGACACCCGCGAACTGTCCTTCACTGACTGCCGAGTTCCCGAAGCCAACCTGCTCGGCCAGCGCGGCCGCGGCTTCGCCCAGTTCCTGCGGATCCTCGATGAGGGCCGCATCGCCATCGCGGCCCTGTCCACCGGTCTGGCCCAGGGCTGCGTCGACCAGTCACTCCAGTACGCCGCGACCAGGCGCGCGTTCGGGCGCCCGATCGGGACCAACCAGGCCATCCAGTTCAAGATCTCCGACATGGAGATGCGCGCGCACCTCTCACGCCTCGCCTGGCGGGACGCGGCCTCGCGGCTGCTGCTCGCCGAACCCTTCAAGAAGGAGGCCGCCATCGCGAAGCTCTACTCCTCCGAAGCCGCGGTCGACAACGCCCGTGAGGCCACCCAGATCCACGGCGGCTACGGCTTCATGAACGAGTACCCGGTCGCCCGCTTCTGGCGCGACAGCAAGATCCTGGAGATCGGAGAGGGCACCTCCGAGGTCCAGCGGATGCTGATCGCACGCGAGTTGGGCATGGCGACCTCCTGA
- a CDS encoding response regulator transcription factor has protein sequence MRVVIAEDNILLSSGLELLLNSQGFEVVMIAADAPGFLAAVETHRPDVTIVDVRLPPTFRDEGIRAAVQARRDHPGLPVLVLSQYVEQEYAGRLLADARGGIGYLLKDRVSRVAEFTDALRRVAGGGTAMDPEVIAQLIAHGDPVDALTVRERQVLSLMAEGHDNAAIAQRLVITDNAVHKHIGNVFLKLGLSAGDSGHRRVLAVLAYLRRHGGAPLDPASASLVRRGEPG, from the coding sequence GTGCGCGTAGTGATCGCCGAGGACAACATCCTGCTGTCATCCGGGCTCGAGCTCCTGCTCAACTCCCAGGGGTTCGAGGTCGTCATGATCGCGGCCGATGCCCCCGGCTTCCTCGCCGCCGTCGAGACCCACCGACCGGACGTCACCATCGTGGACGTGCGCCTCCCCCCGACCTTCCGTGATGAGGGCATCCGGGCCGCGGTCCAGGCCCGCCGCGACCATCCCGGACTGCCCGTCCTGGTCCTGTCGCAGTACGTGGAGCAGGAATACGCGGGCCGCCTCCTCGCCGATGCCCGGGGTGGCATCGGATATCTGCTCAAGGACCGGGTGAGCCGCGTCGCGGAGTTCACCGACGCGCTGCGCCGTGTGGCCGGTGGCGGCACTGCCATGGACCCCGAGGTCATCGCCCAACTCATCGCGCACGGCGACCCCGTCGATGCTCTGACCGTACGCGAGCGCCAGGTGCTCTCGCTGATGGCCGAGGGACACGACAACGCGGCCATCGCCCAACGGCTCGTCATCACCGATAACGCCGTCCACAAGCACATCGGTAACGTCTTCCTCAAGCTCGGCCTGTCAGCCGGCGACAGCGGCCACCGCCGCGTTCTTGCTGTTCTGGCCTACCTCCGCCGCCATGGCGGTGCCCCGCTCGACCCCGCATCAGCCTCCCTCGTCAGGCGCGGGGAACCAGGGTGA
- a CDS encoding sensor histidine kinase: MAAPLLCVPSLVQPWTERHRRWAEALLGQSVGPRPRAARRNLGWLVTQVVTGLPAGALALLCLGGLLLTPVITVLWWAFPTAPWLPVISFRITSWGTALPLGAVNLVSLAVMAAVVLPPLARAHARWCLAILAPSPAEQLVERVTELTRTRTDVLQAHSAELRRIERDLHDGTQARLVAIAMRLAVAGESLSDNPDAAAILVRQAHTETEDAMTELRSVIRTIYPPVLADQGLSGALGTLATRAGVPTRIDIDPLGEVPAAVEAVAYFAVTEALANIARHSRATRASVRVTRSGALLRAVVTDNGTGGADAARGSGLDGMRRRAAALDGIMKISSPPGGPTVVTVELPCA, encoded by the coding sequence GTGGCGGCGCCCCTGCTGTGCGTTCCGTCGCTGGTACAGCCCTGGACGGAGCGGCATCGCCGGTGGGCCGAGGCGCTGCTGGGACAGTCGGTCGGGCCGCGCCCGCGCGCCGCCCGTCGCAATCTCGGCTGGCTCGTGACACAGGTGGTCACCGGCCTGCCGGCGGGCGCCCTCGCCCTGCTCTGCCTGGGCGGTCTGCTCCTCACGCCCGTCATCACGGTGCTGTGGTGGGCCTTTCCCACGGCGCCTTGGCTGCCCGTCATCAGCTTTCGCATCACCAGCTGGGGCACTGCGTTGCCGCTCGGCGCGGTGAATCTCGTATCCCTGGCGGTCATGGCCGCCGTCGTCCTCCCGCCGCTCGCCCGAGCGCACGCCCGGTGGTGCCTCGCGATCCTGGCGCCGTCGCCCGCGGAGCAACTGGTCGAACGCGTCACCGAACTCACCCGAACGCGTACGGACGTTCTGCAGGCACACAGTGCTGAACTCCGCCGGATCGAACGAGACCTGCACGACGGCACCCAGGCCCGGCTCGTGGCCATCGCCATGCGGCTAGCCGTCGCCGGCGAAAGCCTCTCCGACAACCCCGATGCGGCCGCCATCCTGGTGCGGCAGGCCCACACCGAGACCGAGGACGCGATGACCGAGCTGCGCTCCGTCATCCGCACCATCTATCCACCGGTGCTGGCCGACCAGGGCCTCTCCGGCGCGCTCGGCACCCTGGCCACCAGGGCCGGGGTGCCGACCCGCATCGACATCGATCCGCTCGGTGAGGTCCCCGCAGCGGTCGAGGCGGTCGCCTACTTCGCCGTCACCGAGGCACTGGCGAACATCGCCCGACACAGCCGGGCCACCCGGGCCTCGGTTCGCGTCACCCGCAGCGGCGCGCTGCTCCGCGCGGTGGTCACTGACAACGGGACCGGCGGAGCAGACGCCGCCCGAGGGTCCGGCCTGGACGGAATGCGCCGCCGCGCGGCCGCTCTGGACGGCATCATGAAGATCAGCAGCCCGCCGGGCGGGCCGACCGTCGTCACCGTGGAGTTGCCGTGCGCGTAG